The genomic DNA AAAAAAAAGACTCAAAAAAAATTATAAATTTATTAAAAAATAAATATGGGACTTACTTTATAAGTCTTACAAGATTTTACTAATCAAAAAAAACGAAAAAGGAAGGTGCTTAGAACAATGAACATTACTGATGTAAGAGTTAGAATTGTAAAAGGGGAAAATGAAGCAAAATTAAAAGCTTATGCAGACATCACATTTGATGATTGTTTTGTTATTCATGGTTTAAAAATTATTGATGGGCAAAAAGGCATGTTTGTAGCAATGCCGAGCAGAAGAATGCCAAGTGGTGAATTTAAAGACATAGCTCATCCAATAACACCAGAAACAAGAAAAGAAATAACTGATACAGTTATTGAATATTATGAAAAAGCATTAAATTCTCCTGAAACATTAGAAGAAGTTTCTTCTGATGAAATAGAAGAATAATTTTTAATGGGCTCAGAAATGAGCTCATTTTTTTTCTTGACAAATTATAAAAGTTTTGATAAAATAATTTTCGTTGTTGGGCTGTCGCCAAGCGGTAAGGCATCAGACTTTGACTCTGACATGCGTTGGTTCGAATCCAGCCAGCCCAGCCATTATATAGTTTTTAACTCCAATTAAAATAATTGGAGTTTTTTTTTATAAAAAATAAATGTTTAATTTTTTCTTGATTATAAAAACGGATTTATAATTGATAAACAAATATGATTGTGATATACTAAAATGTATAGTAAATTGGAGGGAAAAATGAAAAAAGCAATCATATTATTATTTTTAGTATATAGTATGTCTATATTTTCTGAGGAAGCAAGTTTTTATAAAGATGTAAAAATAGATAATTGGGCTTATAGAGCTGTAAAAAATCTTGTTGAAAATGGTATTTTTGATATAGAAAATGAGGAATTTTTAGGTGATGAAAATATAGATAGATATGAATTTGCTTTTTATCTTTCAAGAATGTTAAATAAAATAAATGAAAATAAGGCTTCTAAATCTGATTTATTTATTATTGAAAATATAGTATATGAATTTTCAAAAGAATTAAACAGTTTTGCGTTTAATTCAGATGAATATATAAAAAAAATATCTAATTTAGAAGAAAAAGTAGATAAATTAGAAAAAAACAATGTTAAAATTCAAGAATCATTGCTAAATATTAATGAAAGATTAAAAAATTTAGAACAAAATAGCGGTATTAATCAAAATTATATATTAGAAAACAGTATATATAACGATAAACTAAAATATTTTCAGAATTTTAATCTATATTTAGCTTCAGGAATAAGTTATAAACCAAATTCAAAAATAGAAGAGAATAGATATAAGGGAAATTATACATTGGGATTAGGAATAACTGATGAAAATTTTGAGCTTATTATAGAAAGTGAAACATCAGATGAGACTAAAAAAGATGGAGAACTAGTAGTAAAAGGACAAATTGCTACACGTATAGATTTTATGGGAGGCTCAACGCTTAGTTATCATACAAAAGGATACGAAAAATATTATAAATCATATTTTAATAATGTAATATTTGATAATCATAGTTCTTATCAATATAATAAATTAAGTAGTACTACAAATTATAGTAATTTGAAAAAAACAATAGGAGATAATAAAAGAATTTCATATTATGATTTGAGTAATGAAACTATAGACTATGAACTAGATGAATTTGATTCTTATGGGTTATCATTTTTAAATAAAAATTTTATTATTCTTATAGAAAAATTAAGAACAGATAGAGCGATAGATGAAAAAGAAGGTATAATAAATCCAAGTGGAAATATAGCTTATTCAGATACATTAGTTTTTTTTGGTAAAACAAGTCAAAAATATATAGATGCAACAGCTATGATAAATGGAAACGTAGGAAATCGTGATTTTGAAATAGTTGGTAAATATCCTGGTGATTTTTATGATTTAGCAGGAGGTTTTACTTTAAGTCAAAGAGATAGTGGTAAAGAGGTACAAGATTATTCAGGGTATAAAAGATTATTTTTATTTGATGCTAGAATAAATTTTGGTGATACAAGAGATATTGAATTCGGGACAGAATTAAAAAATAGTAATTATGGAAATAATTTATATCAATCATATTATTTTTCATTTAAATATTTATTAGGAGATACGGGGGTAATAAAATATAAAGGTGAAAATATTAATGCAAAAAATCAAAATAATTTTATAAATCACTATTTTTTAATAAATTTTAATAGTGGAAGATTAAAAACTTATACAGGATATAATATAATAAGTGTAAATAAATCTGCAATTGTAAATGAAGACAGTATCGAAGAAATATATTATGTGTATAATGGTTTATATACCCGAATACAAGATTATGATGAATTTTTAATAAAAGCAGAATATCAATTTAATCAAAAATTAATAGGAAAAATAGGATATTATTTAAAATCATTAAAAGATAAAATAGTAACAGAAGAAAATGCTACAACATTTCAATTTACATATAATTTTGCAAATAGCATAAAAATTTTTGCTAAATATATGCAAAATGATGGAGAAGATATAAATGATAGACAACTCGATATAAATGATGATATGTTAGATATAGATTTTGATGAAACTACGGGAGTTATAAGAAAAGCAGAAGAAGGAAAAGTTGAAATAGGAGTTGAGATAAAGTTTTAGGTTTTAGGGGGAACATAAATGAAAAAAAATGATCCAAATCAAATAATTCTTGGTGAACTTGTAGATATAGAAATAATAAACCCCGATAGTGAAGGTCGGTATCATGCTACAAAAGTATCTGATATTTATGAAGAAGATAATTCGTTTTCAGTAAATTGGCCAATATATGAAAGAAGATATTTACCAGCAAGAAGAAATGATAAAATAAAAGTAATATTAAAGAGAAAAGATGCAATATATTATTTTGAGAGTCGGATAAAAGCTAGAGCTTTAGAACCATATGCACATCTTAGAATAGAAAATCCTAAAAAATTGATAAAAAAACAAAGAAGAACATATTTCAGACTTCCATTAAATCTGATAGTAAAATTTATTAGATTAAAAGATGAGGTAAAAGAAGGAGAACTACCTCCAGTATATTCAGGAATTTCACTTGATTTAAGTGGAGGAGGAATGTCGATATTATCTAAAACAGAACTTGAGTTAGGAGAAAATATAGAAATTAGTTTTGAATTAACTAATGGAACAAGATACGAATATGTATCTTGTAAAGTTAGAAGAAAAAAATTAATAGATATAAAATATGAGTATGGTTTAGAATTTTTAGATATGCCAAATAGAGATAGAGAGTATATAATAAGTTATCTTTTTGAAGTGCAAAGAACTAGAGCGAGAGCAAAAGATGCAAAAGAATAATATAAATTTAGGAGGGGAATAATGGAAAAATTAGTATTTAATTACAAACTTGCTGAAAAATTTATAGCGGAAGATGAGTTGAACCTTATTAAAGCTCAAACGATGGAAGCTGTAAAAGTATTAGAATCAGGTGAAGGCGCTGGAAATGATTTTTTAGGTTGGAGAGAATTACCTGAAAACTATGATAAAGAAGAATTTTCTAGAATAAAAAAAGCGGCAGAAAAAATAAAAAATGATTCAGAAGTATTAATAGTTATTGGAATTGGAGGATCGTATTTAGGAGCAAAATCAGCAATAGAATTTTTAAAACACACTTTTTACAATAAACAAACAAAAGAAGAAAGAAAGTCACCAGAAATTTATTTTGCAGGAACAAATATTAGCGGAACATATATAAAACATTTAATAGATATAGTAGGAGATAGAGACTTTTCTGTAAATGTAATATCAAAATCAGGAACAACAACTGAACCAGCAATAGCTTTTAGAATTTTTAAAAAATTATTAGAAGAAAAATATGGAAAAGAAGAAGCTAAAAGTAGAATATATGCAACTACTGATAAACAAAAAGGAGCATTAAAACAACTTGCTACAGGTGAAGGATATGAAACATTTGTAGTACCTGATAATGTAGGAGGTAGATTCTCAGTTTTAACAGCAGTAGGATTATTACCAATAGCAGCAGCTGGAATAGATATAGATGAATTAATGAAAGGGGCTTATGATGCACAAGTAGACTTTAAAGCTCCATTTGAAGAAAACTATTGTTATCAATATGCAGCAGTAAGAAATATATTACATAGAAAAGGAAAAGATATAGAATTATTAATAAATTATGAACCAAGATTACATTATATAGCAGAGTGGTGGAAACAATTATTTGGAGAATCAGAAGGAAAAGATAATAAAGGACTTTATCCTGCATCAGCTGATTTTACAACTGATTTACACTCTTTAGGACAATATATTCAAGATGGAAAAAGACATTTGTTTGAGACATTAATTGAAATAGAAAAACCAGAAGAAGATATAGTAATAGAAGCTAATGAGACAGACTTAGATGGATTAAATTATTTAGCTGGAAAAACTATGGATTATGTAAATAAAATGGCAGCTAAAGGAACTATATTAGCTCATACAGATGGAGGAGTACCTAATTTAAAAATAACTATACCAGAAGCTACAGCATATCATTTAGGATATTTGTTTTATTTCTTTGAAAAAGCTTGTGGTGTAAGTGGATATTTATTAGGAGTAAATCCATTTAATCAACCAGGAGTAGAAGCATATAAGAAAAATATGTTTGCTTTATTAGAAAAACCTGGATTTGAAGAAGAAACTAAAAAAATAAAAGAAAGATTAAAATAAAATCTTTAAAAAAGAGCGTCAATTGTCGCTCTTTTTTAATTAAAATAAAAAAAGTTGAATTATTTGGAAAAAGTTGTATAATATTTAGAAGAAGAAAATATTTTTAAAATAAATAAAAATATTTAAAAATTTATATTAAATAAAATAAAAGTAGAAAATGGAGGAAACAGATGTTAGAAAGAAAGCTAGAAAATGGTTGGAAAAATCTAGATGAAAAAACAAAAAAAGATATTTTTGATTTTTCAGAAGGATATAAAAAGTTTTTAGATATTTCTAAAACAGAAAGAGAATTTGTAAATAAAAGTATAGAATTAGCAGAAGCAAAAGGATTTGTAAATGCTGATACAGTAAAAGAATTAAAAGCATTTGACAAAGTATATTATATAAATAGAGGAAAAAATGTAATATTAGCTGTAATAGGTGAAGAAGATATAGAAAATGGAGCTAATTTTGTAGTATCACATGTAGATGTACCTAGACTTGATTTAAAACAAAATCCTTTATTTGAAGACTTAGAAATAGCAATGATGAAAACACATTATTATGGTGGAATAAAAAAATATCAATGGGTATCTATACCACTTGCACTTCATGGAGTTGTAATATTAGAAAATGGAGAAAAAATAGAGATAGTAATAGGAGAAGATGAAAATGATCCTGTGTTTACTATACCTGATATACTACCCCATTTATCTAGAAAAGTGCAAGATGATAGAAAAGCGAGAGAAGTAGTAAAAGGTGAAGAATTAAATATAATAGTAGGAACTATTCCAACTACAATTGAAGATAAAGAGATAAAAAATAGAGTAAAATATGCAGTACTTGAAAAATTAAATGAAAAATATGGAATGAAAGAAGAAGATTTTTTATCAGCAGAATTTGAGATAGTACCAGCATTTAAAGCAAAAGATGTAGGTCTTGATAGAGCGATAGTTGGAGCATATGGGCATGATGATAGAATTTGTGGATATACTTCATTAAAAGCTATATTAGAAGTAGAGAGACCTAAAAAAACAGCTATTTGTTATATAGCTGATAAAGAAGAAATAGGAAGTACAGGTTCTACAGGACTTGAATCAAAATATATAGAATATTTTATGGGAGACATTATTAGTAAATTAAAATCGAATTATAATGATATGATGCTTAGAAGATGTTTATGGAGTTCAAATGCATTATCATCAGATGTAAATGCAGCAGTAAATCCTATGTTTAAATCAGTTCATGATAGTGATAATGCAGCAAAATTTGGATATGGAATTGTTGTAACAAAATATACAGGACATGGCGGAAAATATTCTTCAAATGATGCAGATGCAGAATATGTATATAAAATAAGAAAAGTATTAAATGATAATGGTATAAAATGGCAAACAGGAATGCTTGGAAAAGTAGATGAAGGAGGTGGAGGAACAGTAGCAAAATTTTTAGCACATTATGGTATAAAAACTATAGATGCAGGACCAGCACTTCTTGCTATGCACTCTCCATTTGAATTAGCATCAAAATTTGATATATATGAAACTTACAGAACATATAAAGTATTTTTTGATATGAAATAATAATATTATATAAAAAACTTGAAAAATTTTTTTTTTAGAGTTATATTATAGATATAAAAAGATAGTATTTTTTACTATCTTTTTATTTATAATTAAAAATTTATCTGAAGACACAAAGAAATTTGTGTTTAAAATTAAATTTTTAATTTGAAAGGTTGTGAGAGGTATGAAAAATTTAAAAACTTAAAAGCTACTGTTTGATAAAAAAGTATCATAAAATATTTAAGGAGGAAAAATGACAGTAGAGATAAAAAAACTTTTAAGTAAAGAAAATGTAGTATTTTTAAATACACAAGATATGGAAAGTACTATAGAAGTTTTAAGTGAAAAAGCAGAAGAAATAGGTTGTATTTCTTCAAAAGATGAATTCAAAGAAGCTATATTAGAAAGAGAAGGATTGGTAAGTACAGGAATAGGATTTGGAATAGCTATGCCTCATGCAAAATTAGAAAATATTAGTGAGTTTTTTATGATAATAGGAATAAATAAAAAAGGAATAGACTGGGATGCAATAGATAGAAAACCTGTTGTAGCAGTTTTTCTAATAGGTGGCCCTTCTAATCAACAAAAAAAATATCTTCAAATTATAGCTAAATTAATGCTTCTAATAAAAAATAGTGAAAGAAGAGAAAAATTATTAAATGCTAAAGAAGAAAAAGAGATTGTAGAAATTTTTCAAGATTTTTAATCAATTTAATAAGGAGATATTAAAATGCACATTAACATATTAATAATATTAGCGGGACTTTTTTTATTAGCGTTTGTAAATAAATTAGTGTGTCCGAAATTAAAATTACCTGAAGTAACAGGATATGTAATTCTTGGAGCTATTATAAGTGGTGTTGCTGGAATTACGGTGGGAATGTCAAAATTAAATGAGGTCCTAGATTCTATAGAGATTATATCAAGTATAGCATTAGGAATAATTGGATTTTCAATTGGTATTGAATTAAAACTAAGTGTATTAAAAAAACTTGGGAATTCTATATTTTTTATAGTATTATTTGAAGTATTTGGAGGATTTGTAGTAGTAGCGATAACTTCAAAAATATTTGGATTTCAAACATATACTGCCTTATTATTAGGTTCTGTAGCAGCAGCAACAGCACCAGCAGCAACAGTTGCTATAATAAGAAAATATAAATCAAAAGGAGAATTAACATCAACTATTTTGGCAGTTGTAGGGATAGATGATGCAGTTGCATTAATAGTTTATGTTCTTGCAGCAGGTTTTGCTTCATCAATGGTAACAGGAGAAAAACTTCATATATTACATATATTTGTAAAAGTTGGAATATCTATATTTATAGCTATATCTATAGGGGCAATAAGTGGATTTGTTTATAGTTATATAGTAAAAAATATAAAAAATCAAGATACAATGGAAATGATATTAGTGGCATTTATATTACTTTTGTTAGGATTATCAGAAATGTTTGATGTTTCCGAACTATTAACTATAATGACTTTTGGAGCATTTATAACTAATCTTTCTGAGGTGACAACTAGAAAAAGTGAAAATATAATTGAGAAATTTACAGGAGTATTTGTTGGAGCTTTCTTTATAGCTGGTGGTGCTTATTTAGATTATAGTTTAATAAAAGCAGTATTTGGTACGAGTGTATTATTTTTTATAGCACGGACTATTGGAAAAATATTTGGAGCAAAAATTGGGGCTACTATTGGAAAAGCTTCCCCAAAAGTAAAAAAACATATAGGAGTAATGCTTCTTCCACAAGTAGGGGTAGCAGTAGCACTTGTTATCTCAATAAAAAAACAATTTGTAGGAGTGCAAGTTCATGGAATAGATATAGGTACTTTTATATTTAATATATTGTTATTAACTACTCTTCTTACAGAGTTCATTGGTCCTATATTGACAAAACGAGCTTTACTAGCTGTTAAAGAGATAAAAGAAAGATAATAATTGAGAGAATGAGAGGGGAATAAATATGCACTATTTATATGTAAAAGTAATGGATATAGACTATAAAGAAGACATATTTTTAGCATTAGAAAGCGTTGATATAGTAAAAGCTTCATATATTGAGGGAACTAATTTAGATAATGCTCTTACAAGAGAATTGCCACTTTTTAAAGGTTTTTTTCAAAGTGAAGAAGAGAAATCTAAGCAAGTAATTTTAATAAATGCTTTAATTAATGATGAAGAACAAGCACAAGAGTTTATAACAATGCTAAGAGAAGCTGGAATAGATGTAGATAATGGAGAGATAATAAGAGTATTAACATGGCCTGTTAATATATTGGTAGGATAAATAAAATTATTTAAAGTCAAACCAAAGTGTTTGACTTTTTCCATTTAGAAAATTATAGAAATAATAATAGAGTTATAGATTTTAGGAGGGTAAATAATTGTGCGACGAAAATTTTTAGAAGAAAAAATTATATTTTCTAGTATTATAAAATGGAGTATACTAGCTTTATTTACAGGTATAATAGTAGGAACATCAACGTCACTTTTTTTAAAGGCTATAGACTATGGAATAAAATATAGAAGAATTTTTTCTTTTAAATATTACTATTTATTACCATTAGCACTTATAATAAGTGTATTTTTGATCCAAACATTTGCAAAAGATGCAAAAGGTCATGGAACGGAAAAAGTTATAGAAGCTATACATAAATATGATGGTGCGATAAAACTTATGGTAGTGCCAATAAAAGTACTAGCTACACTTATAACTATAATATTTGGAGGATCAGTAGGGAAAGAAGGTCCGAGTGCACAAATAGGTGGAGGTGTAATGTCTTTTGTTTCTGATATATTGAAAATAGAAGATAAAGATAAGAAGAAATTAGTAATATGTGGTATAGCAGCAGGATTTGGAGCGGTATTTGGAACTCCAGTAACTGGAGCAGTATTTGCAGTAGAAGTCCTTTATGTAGGAAAAATGTTGTATGATGTATTATTACCTTCTTTTATAGCATCTTTTACGTCTATATATGTATCAAAATTATTTTATGTAAGACATTCAAATTATTTAAATGTAGGGAATCTAGATAATTCATCATTAATTTTATATTTAAAAGTATTTATAGCAGCAATATTATTTTCTATAGTTACATTTATGTTTATTGAAATTTTAAATAAAATAGAAAATATTGCAGAAAAGATAAAATTAAATATTTATATAAAAACTTTAATTGCTAGTTTTATAATTATTCTTATAGCATTAATATTTTCTGATGACTATTTAGGATTGGGATTGCATATGATAGATGATTCGATTAATGGAGAAGATATTATATGGTATGCTCCGTTTATAAAAATTTTTACTACAACTATTACTTTAAGTTTTGGAGGAAGTGGTGGAATATTAACTCCAGTATTTTTTATAGGTTCAACTTTAGGAAGTATAGTAGGAGAATTATTACATGGTTCGCTACCTTTATTTGCAGGACTTGGAATGGTAAGTGTATTAGCAGGTGCAGCAAATACGCCAATAGCTTCTGTTTTAATGGCGGTAGAGCTATTTGGAGGAGGAGTAACACCTTTTGCAGTTTTATCTTGTATAATAACATTTTTATTAACGGGTCATAGAAGTGTATATCCAACTCAAATACTTTCTATGAAAAAATCTGAATCAATTGATTTGGAAGTAGGAAAGGAAATAAAATCTACAACTGTAATGGGAACAACAAAAAAAGTTATGTATTTAAAAAAAGCTTTAGATAATAACCAACTAGAAAAAATAATACCTTTAGAAAATATATTTTTTTTAAAAGCTGAAACAAAAGAAGAAGTATTAAAAGAATTTGCTAAAAAAATGAGTAATATGAAGAAAAAAATGAAAAAAAAAGATATAATGAAAGCTCTTCAGCAAAGAGAAGAAATTTATTCAACCGCTTTAGGGCACAAAATAGCTATACCACATTTTGAAGTATCTTTAAATGAAGATTTTTTCATTTTATTTGCAATATTGGAAAAAGATATAAAATGGGATGATAGAAATTATGTTAATACAGTAGTAATGATAGCTAAACCAGAATTTGAACAAAAAATATATCTTGAAATAGTTGCTAAAATATTAAAACAGATAAAAGATGAAGATATAAATAGAGAGTTAATAGCAAGCAAAACGCCAGAAGATGTAATGGCTGTTTTAAAGAGAAAAAAATCTTAAATAAAAATTTTTAGTATAAAAAAATAAATTTTGGAGAATTTTAAAGCTGCTAAACAGCAGCTTTTTTTATTGTTATTTTATAGTAAACATGATATAAAATAATAGAAAAAATTTATAATTTTATTTACCAAGAATAAAATGGAGGAAAAATGGAAAAGATAGAAGATAAAAATTTATGGTATCCATATGCTCAAATGAAAACTAGAAAAGAAAATTTTTTAGTGAAAGGAGCACAAGGAGTATATATTGATATATATCATAGTGAAAAAAAAGAGGAAAAAAAACTTATAGATGCAGTATCTTCATGGTGGTGTGCAGCTCATGGATATAATAATAAAGAGATAAATGAAGCAATAAAAAATCAAATAGATAAATTTTCTCATGTAATGTTAGGTGGACTTACTCATGAAATAGCACAAAATGCATCAAAAAAAATAGTTGAGATAACAAAAGAGGGATTAAATCATGTGTTTTTTTCCGATAGTGGTTCTGTTGGAGTAGAAGTAGCTTTAAAAATGGCTATTCAATATTATAAAAATAAAGGAGATGTAAGTAAAAATAAAATTATATCATTAACTCATTCATATCATGGTGATACATTTAAAACAATGGAAATAGGAGATGATCCAGACTATCATTTTGCATTTAAAGAGTTTTTTAGAGATTGTTATCATATTGATGCACCAAAGGGATTAGAAGCAAATGATGATGAAATAAAGAGGTGTATAAATGATTTAGAGAAATTATTAAAAGAAAAATCTGATAAGATAGCAGCTTTTATAGTAGAACCATTAATTCAAGCAGCAGGAGGATTTAATTTTTATAGTTATAAATATTTAAATGAAGCTAAAAAATTGTGTGAGAAATATGATATTTTATTTATATTTGATGAAGTAGCAACTGGATTTGGAAGAACAGGTAAAATGTTTGCAATGGATTATTGTGATTTTACTCCAGATATATTGGTACTTGGAAAAGCACTCACAGGTGGATACATAGGACATGCAGCGACAGTAGCAACTACAAAAGTTTTTAAAGAATTTTATAGTGATGATAGTGAAAAAGCTTTTATGCATGGACCTACTTTTATGGGAAATCCTTTAGCTTGTAGTGCAATTTTAAAGAGTATAGAACTTTATGAAAAAAATGATTATTTAAGTAAAATAAAAAATATAGAAGAAATAATGAGAAAAAAATTGATAAATATTAAATCTAATAAAATAAAAGATATAAGAGTATTTGGAGCAACAGGTGTAATTGAAGTTGGAAATAGTATTTTTTTAAGAGGATTACAAGAATTTGCATATGAAAAAGGAGTTTGGATAAGACCATTTCTAAATTATGCTTATATTATGCCTCCATATATAATAAAAGAAGAAGAATTGTTAAAAATAATAAATGTATTAGAAGAGTGGTTTAAATAAAAAATAGACCTAATATTTATTTTAGGTCTATTTTTTATATTAAAATTTAGTTATAAATGATATTTTAGCTTGATCTTGTTCATTATCATAGATAGTTGTGTAATTATACATAAAATTATCAAAATCTTCATATGTATCATTAGGTCCATAAGATAGTTTTAAATAATTAGAATTATCAAATTTATATTTCATAGATATAGAAAATTTTGTATTATTTTTATAGTTATTATCACTATCCACCATTTTTCCATTTGATTCAATTCTATCAAGTTGATATTTTCCACCAAATGAATAAGTTATATTATTTTTACTCAAATCTTGTTTATAAAATAAAATAAAATTATCTTCATCTGAACTAGAATTACTATATTTTTTATTCATATATCTTCCACCAATTAAGATATCAGAATTATATGGAATAGATTCAGGTGTTTTAGGTTTAGATAAAACATTATTATTTTCAAAATTCC from Hypnocyclicus thermotrophus includes the following:
- a CDS encoding flagellar brake protein, translating into MKKNDPNQIILGELVDIEIINPDSEGRYHATKVSDIYEEDNSFSVNWPIYERRYLPARRNDKIKVILKRKDAIYYFESRIKARALEPYAHLRIENPKKLIKKQRRTYFRLPLNLIVKFIRLKDEVKEGELPPVYSGISLDLSGGGMSILSKTELELGENIEISFELTNGTRYEYVSCKVRRKKLIDIKYEYGLEFLDMPNRDREYIISYLFEVQRTRARAKDAKE
- a CDS encoding cation:proton antiporter: MHINILIILAGLFLLAFVNKLVCPKLKLPEVTGYVILGAIISGVAGITVGMSKLNEVLDSIEIISSIALGIIGFSIGIELKLSVLKKLGNSIFFIVLFEVFGGFVVVAITSKIFGFQTYTALLLGSVAAATAPAATVAIIRKYKSKGELTSTILAVVGIDDAVALIVYVLAAGFASSMVTGEKLHILHIFVKVGISIFIAISIGAISGFVYSYIVKNIKNQDTMEMILVAFILLLLGLSEMFDVSELLTIMTFGAFITNLSEVTTRKSENIIEKFTGVFVGAFFIAGGAYLDYSLIKAVFGTSVLFFIARTIGKIFGAKIGATIGKASPKVKKHIGVMLLPQVGVAVALVISIKKQFVGVQVHGIDIGTFIFNILLLTTLLTEFIGPILTKRALLAVKEIKER
- the bioA gene encoding adenosylmethionine--8-amino-7-oxononanoate transaminase, translated to MEKIEDKNLWYPYAQMKTRKENFLVKGAQGVYIDIYHSEKKEEKKLIDAVSSWWCAAHGYNNKEINEAIKNQIDKFSHVMLGGLTHEIAQNASKKIVEITKEGLNHVFFSDSGSVGVEVALKMAIQYYKNKGDVSKNKIISLTHSYHGDTFKTMEIGDDPDYHFAFKEFFRDCYHIDAPKGLEANDDEIKRCINDLEKLLKEKSDKIAAFIVEPLIQAAGGFNFYSYKYLNEAKKLCEKYDILFIFDEVATGFGRTGKMFAMDYCDFTPDILVLGKALTGGYIGHAATVATTKVFKEFYSDDSEKAFMHGPTFMGNPLACSAILKSIELYEKNDYLSKIKNIEEIMRKKLINIKSNKIKDIRVFGATGVIEVGNSIFLRGLQEFAYEKGVWIRPFLNYAYIMPPYIIKEEELLKIINVLEEWFK
- a CDS encoding PTS sugar transporter subunit IIA, producing MTVEIKKLLSKENVVFLNTQDMESTIEVLSEKAEEIGCISSKDEFKEAILEREGLVSTGIGFGIAMPHAKLENISEFFMIIGINKKGIDWDAIDRKPVVAVFLIGGPSNQQKKYLQIIAKLMLLIKNSERREKLLNAKEEKEIVEIFQDF
- the spoVG gene encoding septation regulator SpoVG encodes the protein MNITDVRVRIVKGENEAKLKAYADITFDDCFVIHGLKIIDGQKGMFVAMPSRRMPSGEFKDIAHPITPETRKEITDTVIEYYEKALNSPETLEEVSSDEIEE
- a CDS encoding aminopeptidase, with translation MLERKLENGWKNLDEKTKKDIFDFSEGYKKFLDISKTEREFVNKSIELAEAKGFVNADTVKELKAFDKVYYINRGKNVILAVIGEEDIENGANFVVSHVDVPRLDLKQNPLFEDLEIAMMKTHYYGGIKKYQWVSIPLALHGVVILENGEKIEIVIGEDENDPVFTIPDILPHLSRKVQDDRKAREVVKGEELNIIVGTIPTTIEDKEIKNRVKYAVLEKLNEKYGMKEEDFLSAEFEIVPAFKAKDVGLDRAIVGAYGHDDRICGYTSLKAILEVERPKKTAICYIADKEEIGSTGSTGLESKYIEYFMGDIISKLKSNYNDMMLRRCLWSSNALSSDVNAAVNPMFKSVHDSDNAAKFGYGIVVTKYTGHGGKYSSNDADAEYVYKIRKVLNDNGIKWQTGMLGKVDEGGGGTVAKFLAHYGIKTIDAGPALLAMHSPFELASKFDIYETYRTYKVFFDMK
- a CDS encoding chloride channel protein, with translation MRRKFLEEKIIFSSIIKWSILALFTGIIVGTSTSLFLKAIDYGIKYRRIFSFKYYYLLPLALIISVFLIQTFAKDAKGHGTEKVIEAIHKYDGAIKLMVVPIKVLATLITIIFGGSVGKEGPSAQIGGGVMSFVSDILKIEDKDKKKLVICGIAAGFGAVFGTPVTGAVFAVEVLYVGKMLYDVLLPSFIASFTSIYVSKLFYVRHSNYLNVGNLDNSSLILYLKVFIAAILFSIVTFMFIEILNKIENIAEKIKLNIYIKTLIASFIIILIALIFSDDYLGLGLHMIDDSINGEDIIWYAPFIKIFTTTITLSFGGSGGILTPVFFIGSTLGSIVGELLHGSLPLFAGLGMVSVLAGAANTPIASVLMAVELFGGGVTPFAVLSCIITFLLTGHRSVYPTQILSMKKSESIDLEVGKEIKSTTVMGTTKKVMYLKKALDNNQLEKIIPLENIFFLKAETKEEVLKEFAKKMSNMKKKMKKKDIMKALQQREEIYSTALGHKIAIPHFEVSLNEDFFILFAILEKDIKWDDRNYVNTVVMIAKPEFEQKIYLEIVAKILKQIKDEDINRELIASKTPEDVMAVLKRKKS
- a CDS encoding glucose-6-phosphate isomerase encodes the protein MEKLVFNYKLAEKFIAEDELNLIKAQTMEAVKVLESGEGAGNDFLGWRELPENYDKEEFSRIKKAAEKIKNDSEVLIVIGIGGSYLGAKSAIEFLKHTFYNKQTKEERKSPEIYFAGTNISGTYIKHLIDIVGDRDFSVNVISKSGTTTEPAIAFRIFKKLLEEKYGKEEAKSRIYATTDKQKGALKQLATGEGYETFVVPDNVGGRFSVLTAVGLLPIAAAGIDIDELMKGAYDAQVDFKAPFEENYCYQYAAVRNILHRKGKDIELLINYEPRLHYIAEWWKQLFGESEGKDNKGLYPASADFTTDLHSLGQYIQDGKRHLFETLIEIEKPEEDIVIEANETDLDGLNYLAGKTMDYVNKMAAKGTILAHTDGGVPNLKITIPEATAYHLGYLFYFFEKACGVSGYLLGVNPFNQPGVEAYKKNMFALLEKPGFEEETKKIKERLK